The Aquitalea magnusonii region GTGAATGATTCACCAAAAATGCTACTCTCTCTACCAATAATGGAGTGACTACAATACATTTTTACCAATAATGGAGTTTGTGCACTCCATTATTTTCAAATAAGGGATTTGTAGAGGCACGTCATCTGCGCATCCTTGAATTGAGATTTCAGATGCCACCAGAGACTTGAAGCAATGGATCTAGCTGACCGCTGTGAAGGCCGCATCCGAGTGGCATAGTTGGGCATATCCAAATTCCGGTGTAAAACTGCCGCTCGGCATCTCGTATGTGACCGGCAGCTTCGGACGAACACCAGACCATCCTTATAAATCCAGTTTGTTTCAGACCTATATCACCCCCTTGAACATGCACAGCGACACCCACTCCGGGTGTCTTTTATGCCCTCGCCCCAGCGTTGTCTGGGGCGTTTTCATTGGAGTGATCTATGTCCCATCTCATCGAATCCATGGCCTTTGTCGGGGCCACGCCCTGGCATGGTCTGGGCAATCCGCTTTCTCCCCAACAACCTTTGGAAGTGTGGCTGACTGAAGCCGGCATGGACTGGCGTATCGAGCAGAGTGATGTCTTGTTCAACGTAGCCGACGACGGCATGCACATCCGGCCGTTTGCTGATTCCAAGGTGCTGTATCGCTCCGACTCTCTGGCACCACTGTCGGTGGTCTCGCCGCGTTACAAGGTGGTGCAGCCGTCTGAAGTGTTGGAGTTCTATCGCGACCTGGTCAGCGCCGGTGGCTTTGAGCTGGAAACCGCTGGGGTATTGAAGGGGGGCCGTAAACTGTGGGCACTGGCCAAGACAGGGCAGGAAGCCCTGCTCAAAGGCGGTGATCGGATGAAAGCCTATTTGCTGCTAGCCACCAGTTGTGATGGCACGCTATGCACAACCGCCCAGTTCACGTCGGTACGGGTGGTGTGCAACAACACCCTGCAGATGGCGGTGAAGGATAGAACCGGTGCGGTGAAGGTGCCCCACTCCACTGTGTTTGATCCGCAGTCCGTGAAGGATGCGCTGGGCCTTGGTCTGTCCGCTTGGGACCGCTTCATTGGGAACATCAAGCAGCTGTCGCAGCGCTCGGTTTCTCCTGAAGAAGCCTGTCAGTTCTTCCGCGAGGTGCTGGATGAGCCATTGGCGGAGGGTACGGAGGATGCAGTCACCTCGAAGGCACTGCAGCAGGTGTCGGCACTGTATAGCGGTGGTGGCATGGGTTCAATGCTAGCCGGTACTCGTGGTACGGCCTGGGGGCTGGTGAATGCGATGACCGAGTATGTGGATCATCGCCGTCGTGCTCGCAGTCAGGACTACCGGCTGGATTCCTCCTGGTTCGGTCAGGGTGCGCAACTCAAGGGCAAGGCGCTGGAACATGCACTGGCCTTGGTGGAGTGATGCCATGGCCTCCGTGCAATCCATTGCTTTGACCGCTGCGTGTTTAACGGCAGGGATGCGGGACTTCTGCTCCTGGAACGGCTTGGGTGTGGCATACGACGGTCCGGATGCCGAGCGCAGCCTGCTGGTGATCTGGGGTGCTGGCTGTCTGGAGCTGCATGACGAACTGGTGCAGTACGCGCCGATGGTGGCAGCCCTGGCAGATACCTTGTACGACCAGCTGAATCAGGCTGCACCGGGGGTGTGGCATTACGAAGTGACCGAAGCCCTGGGCAGTGCCATTGCCGAGTGGATCGTCTTGCATAATGGCCAGCCCCCTTCCCTCGATTGGGTCAAAGCCTGCCTGGTGCGGCTGGCTGGGGAATTCATGCTGCGTGGCCAGCCACAGCAGTGGCCGGCTATTCGTCAAATCCTGTTGACGCTCTCTCCTGAGCTGCCGGTAATCGTGCCGGTAGCACCATCGTGAATCTACGGTTGGTCTGATGTTGGCCTGATTCTGTCTTGTTGGTTCTGTTGTCCTGCCCTGCTGTCGTTTCTCTTGTTTCTACTCTCCCACAGCTTCCCCCTATCAAACCTATCGCCCGGTCAGCCTTGCTGCCGGGCTTTATGCCTTTATAAGGAGTGTTTTGCCATGGCTGAACGCTACGCACAGGCCATTCGTCTGGCCTCTACCCTGAAGTTGTCTCGTGATGAATGGCTGCGCATCCGGCAGCTGGGCATTGGTTCTTCCGATGCCGCCCCGTCCATTGGGCTGTCGCCCTACAAATGTCCGCTGTCACTGTGGCTGGAGAAGACGGGTCGCAAACAGCCGGAGGATCTGTCGGAGAAAGAGCCTGTCATCTGGGGCACGATTTTGGAACCCATCCTGGCCCGGGTGTATGCCGAGCGTACCGGTCGCAAGGTACGGCGGGTGAATGCAGTACTGCAGCACCCGAAGCACCGTTTCATGCTAGCCAATCTGGACCGGGAAGTGCGCTGTCCGGAGGAAGGCTGGGGCATTCTGGAAATCAAGACCGCCAGTTATCACTCAGCCCCGCAGTGGGAGGAAGGCATCCCGGTGGCCTATCAGTGTCAGGTACTGCATCAGCTGGCGGTGACTGGCCATGACTGGGCTGATGTAGCAGTGCTGATCGGTGGACAGGATTTCCGGATTTATCAGGTGAATCGCGATGAAAACAAGATCGCGGATCTGATCGCCCGAGAAACGGTGTTCTGGCAGCACGTGGTGCTGGACACCCAGCCAGCACCGGATGGGTCGGATGACGCGGCGTCAGCCTTGTCCTGGCTATTCCCACGTGATGATGGTCAGACCATCGATCTGTCGGAATCGATTGAGGGAAATCGACTGTTCTCAGCCTTGTTGGCAGAGCGGCAGCGTAAAGAGGATGCAGAGGCCAAGGAGGCGGCCATCCGGCAGCAGATCCAGAACGTGCTGGGTCATGCCTCTGCGGCTGTGTTTGAGTCTGGCCGTATCACCTGGAAGCGCGCCAAGGATCGCATTGCGCCTGATGTCGAACGCTTGTCGCAAGACCACCCCACCCTGCTGGCCCAGTACAGCAAGTCCATTGCCGGTTCCCGGCGCTTTGTCATTCAGACTGAAAGGAAAGCATCGTGATTAAAGGTCTCACCATTACCCCGCCCGTGATCGGGCGTATCAGCATTGGCAAGCTGGTGCAGAAACAAGAACGCTGGCTGCCGGAGAAAGACGACAGCTTTTCATTGACCACCCAGGTGCAGAGCCGGGATGGCTGGTTGCTGCATCCCTTGCACCAGGCGCTGTCGGAACAGGCACAAAACGGCAAGATCCGCGCCATTCCGATCCAGCTGCTGTTCAACGACAGCGAGCTGAATCTGCGTGCCGAATACAGTGCCTTCGACCGGAATAATGGGCGTCCGGTGTGTGTCGGTAACGGAGAGACAGCACGACGGGTAACCAGTCAGGGCATGGAGGAGATTGGCTGTGCCGGACCAGACCGTTGTCCCTTGGCCAAGGAGCTGGGCTGCAAGCTGTATGGTCGGCTCAACGTACAGGTGGAAGGTCAGCAGGATGAGCTAGGCAGCTTCATCTTCCGCACCACCGGCTACAACTCGGTGCGTACCCTGGCAGCACGGCTGAAGTATTACGAAGCAGCCAGTGGCGGTAATACCAAGCACCTGCCGCTGCTGTTACGTCTACGGGCCAAGAGCACCACTCAGTCGCACCGTACCCCGGTGTACTACGTGGATCTAACCTTGCGCGATGGCCAGACCTTGGCCGAAGCCGTCAGTACTGCACGCAAGGTAGCAGATGAACAGCTGGAAGCTGGTATCGACACTGCCGAACTGGAGCAAGCCGCCCGGCAGTTACTGCAGAACGGCCAGTTCGAGGATACCGAGGAGGAAGTACCGCTGCTGCTGGAGGAGTTTTATCCAGCAGTGGAAGGTGCTGGTGAACCGGAAGAGAAGCCGAAGGCGATGTCTCGCCCTACCCGGCTCTCTTCCAAGTTGGGTACCGTTAAGACGGCTTAGCCAGCCGGTTGGTCAGTTGTTCCACCATCGCCAGCACCATCTCCCGATCTGCACTATCCAGGCGGGCCAGCATCTGTGCCAAGTGCTGCGCCTGCTCGGCCGGGCGGTTGCTGGACTCCACCAGCAAGGCTGAAGCATCGCAGTGGAACAGACTGGCCAGTTCCAGCAGGCGGGCCACGGTCGGCATTACCAGTCCCCGCTCCATACGGGATACCGCTTCATTGCCGATCTTCAGTTGTTCCGCGACCTGTTCTTGGGTCAGTCCGGCGTCCTGCCGTCGTGCCGCAATCGCTTTGCCAACACTCAGAGACAGCGCGTCCACCTTTATTTTTGCCATCTTATTCTCCATTCCACTCGAATGGTGGCAAATCACCCCATTGACATGAACATCCTCAAAGACTGAATATCAACTCATTAGGGTGAAATTAGACAATGCAGGATGATGAAATGCTTAAGAAAGGAAACACCATGCAATCCAGACAGACACTGATCGCCCTCCCCGTCCTGCTGCTGGCAGGTGCCCTATTGACCGGGTGCAACTCGGATGCACCTTCTACCAGTGAGGCTCAACAAGTCGCGGAAGGGATTTTTGCCAGCTGTGACAACCTGAAAGTCAAAGACTTCGAACGGGTGAACGGTATTCCGCAGAACGATGGTAGCTATCTGGTCCAGGTGAAATACACCGTACGACTCACCCCACCGGAGAGCATCTCCAGCTATATGCGTGATACCTATCCAAAAACATTGGCGGAGCTGCAAGCCAAGGACACCCTGTTCAAGGAATTACGTACCCAGTACTTCGAGCGCTTGCATGCGCTTGAGGCAACAGAGCCGATGGCGACAGAGAACGATCTGCTGGCTAAATACCCTGATCTGGCCCAACTGTTTGCAAAGCTGAATGAAGCCAACTCTGGACCACAGTTAAACAGCTTTGTGAACGACACCATGAGCATGATCGAACGGAACATGGTGGATGCCTGCCCCAAGGTCAATCCCAGCACAACCATCCGGATGGTGGGGGTACCGAAGCCGCTGGAGAAATTTGCCGGTGACGTCGACATCCCCTTCAACGATACCTACGCCATGATCAAAACAGACAACGGCTGGATGGCACGCCAGTAACCCCCCCCTCCCCCATACACCAGCCAGCGCCCATCGCCGTGACCACGGGATGGGCGTTGTCGTTTCCAGCACGGAGCTTCATATGTTCTTACCGACATTTCATGGCGAGCAGATGCTCTCCTACCTCAGCAGTACCCTCAACCTGCATGGACAGGCCTTTACCCAGGCACAGCGTGAAGAACTACAGGCGCGTATCGAAGAGCTGGTCAACTATCAGGCCGTGGTCGGCATCATGGGTAAAACCGGGGGTGGCAAGTCCAGCCTGTGCAATGCGCTATTTGGCCAGGATGTTGCCGAAGTCGATGACATTACCGCCTGCACACGCTACCCACAGGAATACACTCTGGCGTATAAAAATGGGAAAGGCATTGCCCTGATTGACGTACCAGGTGTTGGTGAAAGCATCGGTCGGGATCAGGAATACGCCGATCTGTACCAGCGCCTGCTGCCGGAACTGGATCTGATCCTGTGGGTGGTCAAAGCCGATGACCGGGCCTTGGCCATTGATCAGCAGGTGTTCAACAGCGTTATCCGCCCCTACCTGGCAGATCGGGACATCCCGGTACTGTTTGTGATCAGCCAGGTGGACAAAGTCTCCCCTTGTTGGGAGTGGGACCACGAACGGCATCTACCGAGCAGCACTCAACAGCGCAATCTGAGCCGCAAACAGATCCAGCTCTCCCAGACCTTCGACATCGCCCTCGATCACATCTGCGTCACCTCCGCCGAAGAAGGCTATGGCCTGACCGGCCTGGTCGAGCAGATCGTCACCCTGCTGCCTAATCAAAAAAAGTGGGCAATTGCCCGGGAAGCCAAGCCCGAGTACGTGTCAGGTAAGGCTTACCAAACGGCAAGCAAAGGACTATGGGAAACCATCAAGGAGACTGCCACCAGCATCCTGCGGGAAGGCTGGTCGGTGATTTCCAGCAAGGTGGAAAGCTGGCTGGACAAGCTGTTCAACTGGTAGGGCATAGCGGGCAAGGCTTCGGCCTTGCCCGCTATGCTGTACTAGTACTGGACTTCTTTTTTTGGTGGAAAACTTGGTAACAGTTCAGAATTCGGTTATTCGCACTGCAGATACCAGATGGTACTGCCATAAACCGAGTCAGGGAAATCAGGCATCTGCTCACCTTGCTCGAAATAGCGCTGAGCATTTTCTTTAGCCGGCGTCCACCAAGTGCCGCTTTCCGGGCAGGGTTGGCCGGCTTCGCAGCGCTTGCCTACGGGTATTGTCTGCTCTGCAGACTCATCTGGCAGTGGCACATCATCGAATCGTGCATACCACGCAAGCGTGTTGGTCTTGGTGAACCCTTCGGCATCATCCATGCAGGTATGCAATTGATCCGGATTGGACACCCGTATGGACTTGAGAACACGGTTTACCGCTACATAAGCGGGTGGATGGCCGCTTTCGGGCGCACCCACATCTGGCAACAGACCAGCCTGGATGATCAGCCTACCATTATTGGTTTCCTGCAGGCCAATGTCAGGCAACTGCAAGCGCTGTTTCAGCGCGGCCATGCCACCAAGCTTCTCGATATAGCGCGGTCCAAGTAATGTCAGCCAGTTGACCCCTTTAATGCCGTCCTGCAACTCGGCCA contains the following coding sequences:
- a CDS encoding DUF932 domain-containing protein, whose product is MSHLIESMAFVGATPWHGLGNPLSPQQPLEVWLTEAGMDWRIEQSDVLFNVADDGMHIRPFADSKVLYRSDSLAPLSVVSPRYKVVQPSEVLEFYRDLVSAGGFELETAGVLKGGRKLWALAKTGQEALLKGGDRMKAYLLLATSCDGTLCTTAQFTSVRVVCNNTLQMAVKDRTGAVKVPHSTVFDPQSVKDALGLGLSAWDRFIGNIKQLSQRSVSPEEACQFFREVLDEPLAEGTEDAVTSKALQQVSALYSGGGMGSMLAGTRGTAWGLVNAMTEYVDHRRRARSQDYRLDSSWFGQGAQLKGKALEHALALVE
- a CDS encoding YqaJ viral recombinase family protein, whose protein sequence is MAERYAQAIRLASTLKLSRDEWLRIRQLGIGSSDAAPSIGLSPYKCPLSLWLEKTGRKQPEDLSEKEPVIWGTILEPILARVYAERTGRKVRRVNAVLQHPKHRFMLANLDREVRCPEEGWGILEIKTASYHSAPQWEEGIPVAYQCQVLHQLAVTGHDWADVAVLIGGQDFRIYQVNRDENKIADLIARETVFWQHVVLDTQPAPDGSDDAASALSWLFPRDDGQTIDLSESIEGNRLFSALLAERQRKEDAEAKEAAIRQQIQNVLGHASAAVFESGRITWKRAKDRIAPDVERLSQDHPTLLAQYSKSIAGSRRFVIQTERKAS
- a CDS encoding helix-turn-helix domain-containing protein, coding for MAKIKVDALSLSVGKAIAARRQDAGLTQEQVAEQLKIGNEAVSRMERGLVMPTVARLLELASLFHCDASALLVESSNRPAEQAQHLAQMLARLDSADREMVLAMVEQLTNRLAKPS
- a CDS encoding GTPase family protein, which codes for MFLPTFHGEQMLSYLSSTLNLHGQAFTQAQREELQARIEELVNYQAVVGIMGKTGGGKSSLCNALFGQDVAEVDDITACTRYPQEYTLAYKNGKGIALIDVPGVGESIGRDQEYADLYQRLLPELDLILWVVKADDRALAIDQQVFNSVIRPYLADRDIPVLFVISQVDKVSPCWEWDHERHLPSSTQQRNLSRKQIQLSQTFDIALDHICVTSAEEGYGLTGLVEQIVTLLPNQKKWAIAREAKPEYVSGKAYQTASKGLWETIKETATSILREGWSVISSKVESWLDKLFNW